The Chlamydia sp. genomic sequence TTCTTCTCTCCACGATCAACTATTTAAAATACTAATTAATACATTAAATCTAAGACAGTAACAATTCCAAAAAATCTCTATAATCAAACTTGCATGAAAAATACTTTTTAGTTAAGGTCCCTCCTTTCCTAAAAGGCTTGTAATACATTTACTTCTGTAACTATGGATACCCCCACCCCCCTTTCCACTGTATCAACAAATGTTTCTCTTAAGGGCGATTTAGGGAACTTGTCCCAATCTTCTACTCAAGAGAAGGGGGTAATGAAAACTAGCACAGGAGAGGTTACTCTATCTCAGTCTATTGAAGAAGGGAATAACGAGGCCCTGATCTCTGCGTTAGGAATTGCTAATATTTGTACAGCTCAGGAAGAGCTTCCGGCTCCAATTTTCCAACATAACCTGGTTTTCCTTACTCCTGAGACGGTTGAACTAGAAATTCAAATTTCGGATCTGCTGCAAGCTTTGGAAGAAGCTCCTTCTTCCACTACCTCTTCACAAAAAGGAAGCGACTCCCTAGCCCGTGCCAAACCAGCAGCTAAAGTTTCTATATTTTCACTGCAAGCGAAAGAATCGTCACAATCGGATTCTTCTCAGGCTTCTCAACAGCCTGCTGCTTCTCAACAGCTAGCTCGACCATTCACTTTGCAGGATCAGCCTACTCGGTTTCCAACTCCGGAACGCAACGTTAGCAGAATTCCCTCGTCTGTTGTGCCTCACCGCCGAGCTAACCCAGCTTCTTCTGAGCATTCCTTTACTGGGACTTCCCGCTCTCATCAGACGAACCTTTCAACAGGAACGCTACTCTCCCCTTCTCAGAAAGAATGGGAACTCCCTTTGCAAATGGCCAGATCTTGTTCAACACAAAAAGAAAAACAAGAGGGACAACAGGAGAAAAACTCTCATCAAGAGCACAGCAATGAAGACTCTCATCAGGAAAAGAAGGAACATGAAGCTGATGCAAAGGTATTACCTAAGAAAAAACAGATAAAAGAAGGATCCTTGGGGCATGAGAATGACGAAATCTTTTCTGTGTCTCACCTTGCCTACAATTTGGGTTCTCATCCTTCCTTGGCCTTCGACCAAGAACCTTGCCAAAGTACCTTTCAAAAAAGGCCTCCTTCTCCTATGTCATTATTTTCTTCCCAAAATTCTGTGGAAGAAACTTCAAAGAAACCTGAAGTTGAGAACGTGTTTTTACGCTTCATGCGCCTAATGGCTAGAATTTTGGGCCAAGCAGAAGCGGAAGCACATGAGCTATATCTGCGTGTCAAAGAACGCACAGATAATGTTGACGCACTTACACTGCTATTATCAAACATCAACAATGAGAAAGGAGCTATTAACTGGAGTCAGAATGCAGAAATGCAGGCTCTCGTTGATCAAGCAAAAAAATTAGGCGTTGCGATTGGAGACTCTTATACCTGGTCTGAAGATGAAAAAAAACTTCTGAAAGAAAATATTCAAATGCGCAAGGAAAATATGGAAAAAATCACCCAGTTAGAGCGCACAGATATGCAACGTCATCTCCAAGAAGTTTCCCAATGCCACCAAGCACGATCTAACGTTTTGAAACTTCTCAAAGAACTCATGGATACCTTTATCTACAACATGCGTCCCTAATGCGTTATTTAGCCTATCTACTTGATAAAATTTCTCACTCTTATCCTGATATGTATCCCCTTCCAGAGGATATGGAGGCGTACTTTGCAAACTATATACCTAATAAAGATATTCCTCTGGATACCTACCAAAAAATCTTTAAGTTGTCTGCGGAAGATCTTGAACAAGTTTATAAGGAGGGATATAGCGCATATCTAAAAGGAGACTATGAAGAAAGCTCTACAGCATTCTATTGGCTAATTTTCTTTAATCCTTTTGTTTCTAAATTTTGGTTCTCGTTAGGAGCCTCCTTACATATGCGCCAAAAGTATCAAGAAGCACTGCATGCTTATGGCGTAGCAGCTTTACTGAGAGAGAAAGACCCCTATCCTCACTACTATGCCTATATCTGCTATACAATTCTTAATCGTCCTGAAGAGGCTGAAAAAGCTTTGGATCTTGCCTGGCAAAAAGCAAAAATCAGCCCTGCCTACAGGGCTTTAAAAGAAGAAATTTTAGCGATCAAATCCTCTGCTTAAAATCCAGCTCTTAAAGGTTCTACATTACTATGTCATCCTGGTTTGCCCAAGTAATAGATGTTTCTCTCTCTCAAACATCAGATCTGCTAGATGCTCCTCTAGTTTCCGAAGCAGAAAAGTTTCCCTATTCCTGTTCCTTATCCAAGGAAACTATCCCTTCTTATGCACAAAAAATCTTCGCTAATTTCTCCTTTAAAGCTAAAAACCCTTCTCCTTTTTCGTCTAAATTACAATCCACTAAACCTGAAGATCGCGTATTCCTGTTTGGAAGCTCACCTTCTTCTCAACTTTCCTCAACTATACGCACAACGACGTCCTCTCCTTGGAATCTTTTTTCTCAAGGGCATACCCCAGCATCTCTTCACCACTTTGCAACACACTCATTCTCGTCACAAAAATCTCAAGCTCAAAAGAATCCCTCTCCTTCTCCTACAAGCTTTCCTTCTTCAGAAGCTTCACAGCAAGAACCCCTATTTAATGAACCCCTTCCACAATTTCTTTCTTCTGATGAAAACCCTTCATCTATCATAGAAAAAATACCGTTCCAGGCAGGAACACACTCCTTAGAAGAAACTATTCCTTCACAACAATCAAGAAAAGAGGGGGAGGTATATCAAGAACAAAAACCTGTCCCACCGCGTACGATTTTCTCTTCTTCTGAATCTTCCTCTACTGAATACCAGGATTCTTCTGAGCACTCTTCACGAGAAGACCAAGATCCTCAGAAAATATTACATAAAATAGAAAAAAGAAAACGTCGAGCCACAGCTGTAGTCCCAGTCATATCTCCGCCTACTTTAGGAATCTTTTCTTTAAGCTATCTCCTTACTAAACAAGGGATTCTTGCCGATTTTTCTGCTTATTCTGCTTATAAAGAAAATCTAGAAACGACTCAAAAAGAACTCACCATGCTACACCAGCAGCGGATTGAACAAGTAGAAAAAATGATTGCTAAATCCAAGACCACACGATTTTGGGACTCTCTAGCAAGCATCATTGCAACTATCGCTCCTTGGCTAGAAACAGGAGTGGCTGTAACCATCATTGCTATGGGAGGAGGACTTCTCTCCTGGTGTGCCCTATTTGCTGCCTTAATTATGATCGTAATATCCCTCATTGAAGCTTTCGATGGCTGGAGAGCTATTGTCAAGCACCTCCCAGGAAACGATCTAGATAAAAAAATGCGTTATCTAGGGTATATTAAACTCGCCTTAACTTTCTTCAGCTGTATTCTCTCCCTCTCCTCACTCTATGTTGCTAAATTAGGAATAAGCCCATTGCTAGAAGGTGTTGTAAAATCTATCTCTCCAGCATTAACAGGGATGCTTGGATTAACACAAGGTATTGCTTTATCTCTACAAGCTAGCAGTCAAAAAATTCGCGCTCATTGTACCAAAATTGATTCCCGTATCGAATGCATAAATTGGGAACGCGATGAATATTTTTTACGGGCAGAACAGCTGCTAGATTCGATGCAAACCTCTTTTGAACAACTCTCAGAAACTTTACAATTACAAAGAGAAATCGACCAAACATTTATAGATTCTTTACGATAGTTATTCCACCTATGACTATAACAATAACTCAAGAAACATCTCTGATAGCAACAATAGAAACATCGCAGGAGAACATCAGCGAAGAGAGCTCCTCTTTGTCAGAAATGAGTGTCGAGCTGGTTAAACCTCAACAAGAGGCTCTATTACAAGAGCTATCTGGCCTCTGCCTATCTGTAATTGCAAAAACAGAAACCAGTCTTCCAGAATCTCCATCTCCTTCCCTCCCTTTTTTACAGAATGGTAATCAATTAGCCAAACAGGAGATAAAAAAATTCGCCTCATCTCAAGCACCAGAAACACAAACATCTTGTGAAGGCAAGGAGATGTCCTCTCTTCCGAACGTGAAATCATTGTCACAAACGACCTTCTCTCATGAAACCATCCCAGATTCTCCTATACAAGGACGTGTGCATATAGCTTCTCAACAAACGACTTCCCTACAAAGTACATTGCTTAACATTACGTTACCTAATCTTCGCCATATACAAACGTATCCAACAACTTCACAGAAAGAAGATTCTGCTTCTACTCTTTCTATTACTGTCTTCAATAAGGGAAACCATACTACTTCCTCTAAGAAAGCAAGTGCTTCACCATTGACTAGCTCTTCTGAGCTTTCTCCTTTACCACGAAAAGAATCTTCTTCTTCACGAACCCTTCTTAGCCCTATGGCCTTATTCGAAACCGCAACTCATCAAGGGATTTTCATTAGAGAAGGACACACTCAAGATGGAGAAGATCCGCTTCAAGAAGGCGACCATGATCACAATCATGACCAGGACCATTCGGACCAAGAACAAGAAAACGAAGAGCTCTCTATTGTAATAAAATCCCTTTCTAAGGCTAAAAAACATCAAGACCTCCCCTTTTGTCCCGAATTTTTACCCAAAGAAATTCAAAAATTTGCGCTTTCTGAGGCACAACTCAGTCAATTACTTCACATACGCCTCAATTACTTGGATATCTTACGTATCTGCGCAGAAATTATGAAGCTTATGCTTAACAGTCGAGAACAAGATCTTCTCGAAAGACGTTCGACTCGAGAGCATTTTATGCGAGAGGCCAAAAATATTGCAGATTCTTTTGCAAAACAATCTCAAATCACAAAGTGGCTAGGCATCACTACAGCAACTTTAGGTATTTTTGGAGCCATTTCTCCTATTATGGGAGAGGTCGGAGGAGAAGGTCTTCTCAATATAATTCGTAAAGCAACGGGAAGCTGGCAACAAGCTTCATCAAAAACTTTTTTTGAAGGCATGGGAAAAGTGTGCTCTTCTCTGTCAGAATTAGCGAAAGTCTCTTCGACTGTTTATGATCTTCGTTCGAATGCAGTTAGAACTATAGCAGAGAGCTACAAAGAAATATTCCGTTTAGAGCACGACGAAATGCTTCGCTCCATAGAAGAACTCAAAGATCACTGGAGAAACATGGACAGCTTCCTGTTACAAATCTTACAAACACAGCACGACGCTGTTCGTAGTCTCTACCAATAAACAAAAGATAAAAAAGGTGCCTGTCAGATGAGTCCATCGACCTCATCTGACTTTTCTTATAATAATTCTTTCGGTAGCTGGAATACCATATCCTCTTCAACAAAAAGATCTGTCTCAACGACTAAATTCGGAATAAATTCCCGTAGTTTCATTAGACAGGATTGCACAACACTTTCAGGAGTTGAAGCTCCTGCTGTCATTCCAATATTCCCTGAATATTGTAAAATCTCTTCTGTAATTTCCTCAGGATCATTCACTAATCTGGCAAAGACCCCTCGTCTCATAGCAACTTCTCTTAAACGATTCGAGTTCGAGCTTCTAGTATCCCCTATGACATAAACAAAATTCACCTTTGGGAGAATATTCCGTAACGCTCTCTGCCGGTTCTGAGTAGCATAACAAATAGAAGAAGTTGGCAATGTAATGATTTGTGGATAACGAGATTTTAAAGCTGCGACGATGTCTGCAGAATCATCCATACTCAAAGTCGTTTGCATTACATAAAATAAAGGGTCCTGCGCACTGAAAGGCAAAGATTCTACTTCTGAGACATTTTCTACGACCGTTACTTGATCAGGAGCTTCCCCGCGTATTCCAATCACCTCAACATGTTTTCTCTTACCGATTAAAATGGTATGATATCCCTTCCCTGCATACAACTTAACAGCAGAATGAACTCTTGTAACAAGACCGCATGTCGCGTCAATATCAATCAACCCCCTTTCTTTTGCTTCTTCTCTTATGGAAGGAGGAATACCATGAGCAGAATAAATAACTCGACTGTTATGAGGAACATCTTGTAAATCTTCAATAAAAATCGCCCCCTTGGCTCGTAACTCGTCAATCACATGACGATTATGCACAATCTCATGCTTAACATAAATCGGAGCTCCCCATCTCTCTAAAGCTTTTTCTACTATTTGTATTGCACGGATCACTCCCGCACAAAACCCCCTGGGTGAACACATAATAACTTTACGCACAAATCACCTTTTTAATTCTACTTTATGAGAACGAGGGCTTTTCGTTACTCGAAAAGCCCTCAGTCATTATGAATAAAACAAATAGCTAACTATCATCCTCAGAGATCATAATCACGCTATCGTTATTAATCAACTGACAGACTAATTTTTTTATTTTATCGAAATACTCCGAATAGCTTCGATGACGAATATCATTAGCCGTGAAAGGAATCTCGATATGAGGCTCAACCCCAATATTTTCAATTAAATCACCGTGCATTCTAACAGCTAAAGATCCCGTTAAGGAACAACTTTTAATTCCTGTTCTATTGGGGAACTCCACATTAAACACAAACCCCCCAGCCCCAGCCGTACGAGATCCAACAACAAGAGCTCTGTCATTATCCTTCAGAACAGCTGGAAAGAAGTCTGCACAAGAAAAATCTTGTTCATTAATCAGAACACAAATTGGCTTATTATACTGAACTCGTGGATGAGGATGTATTTGCTCAAAACCAAAAAGAGGAATCGGATTTGATAGTTCGATATCCCCATTCTGCCAGCAAGCCAACACTTGATCTGAAAAGCTTTTCAAGTATTCAGCAACTTGCAAATTGACCGTATACCCCTCCATGTTCTCACCTAAAACGAGACGAGCCTCTGCATCCGTATCAACAGATTCCAATAATTTTTTCCAATCCAGAGCATCAACAACTTCATCTTGTGTCAGAATCATGCGATGCTTAGGAAGATTTAAAGGCCTATCTGTCAGCATAGAAAGCAGACCATATAGATAAAGGACACTACCTCCTGGATTATTTGTTTGATCAATAATCAAAGCATCTGTCTTTAAAGAAAATAGGTCTATGATCTTTGCAAACTCTTCCCAAGGAGGAGGACCCATAGGATCTACGTCTTCCATTTCTTGCCAACCATATGTAGCGATTCTTAGAAATCCTATATTGTGGCGGATCCCGCGTTCATCAACTATAGGGAAAATATAGGCATGAAAAGGCCCTTCCGATTCCCAAAGGACAGGGCCCATCACAGGGAAAAAGCCATCCGCATTTCCAATATTATACCCACTTTTCAAACCACTAGTCGCATAATGATTACGCAACTCTGCCCAAAAATGAGGAACCATTGGAGAATGGAACAAAGAACTAGCGTGATGATTGTCTCTCTTAGGGAACAGTCCTCTCATAGATTTTTGTAACTGAGGAGCCTTGATAGAAGGAGCTATCGCAGATAAATCTCCTACACCTTCTGGAGTGTAACGCCACTGTACACGTACCTCTTTGATAGAGCCAGAGGACGGACGTCGAACCTTTAAAGAAACTCGTCCAGAAGGAACTTCATGACCCAAAGAAGCCATTCGGGAGAATAAGGTGCGTAAAGCAGCCGATTCTTCAGCAAGAGTCCCCTTATGATTGCCTCCATATAAAGTAGCAAGCACTTCTTCCACGGGACATCCATCTACTTCTAACAACTCATCTCCGATACGGATATCAGAGGAAAAAGTCATCACATCTACAAAATAGAAATGTCCATCGCTACTCTTCTGTAATGAATAAGGAAGATAAGCATTTTCTACAGCATAGAAAGTTACCCCTGCATGAAAATCATTCAACTCTTGAATAAAATCAGCGATTACCTGCTGACAAAAGCTTGTCGAAGGATTCTCGACTGAACACAGCTTCTGCTGCGCATAAACGACGCTTTCAGAAAGATTCCAACCTAGATACTCCTCCTTCCAAACCTTAGGAGCATACTTGACCTGTAACAAATTCTCTAAAAAATGTAAGTCTTTTAAAGCATTTTTGCAGACCAAGCTCTCTCCTCGCAAAGGAGAGTGTACAGCGGAAGAAAAAGTGAGCAACAATAGCAAAAACCTATTCATTTTCATAATTGATATTCTCCAAAACCCATTTTTCCATTTAAAAGGGGCTCATAATAGGATAAGAGCCCCTTTATTTAAAGGCGTTTTAAAGAAAACAGCCCCAGAAATTGTTCTGAGAGGCCTACATGAAAAAATACATCAAATTTTCCATCAAAAAATATACAACCAATCCTCCGAAATAACTAGCTAAAGCAATCCAAGAAATATGTTTCACATACCAGCCGAAACTAACTTTTTCCATACCCATGAAAGCTACGCCCGCAGCCGATCCAATGATGAGAATACTTCCTCCAGTTCCCGCAGCATACGCAATCAGTTTCCAGAGAGGATCATTCAAAGGAAGATCATACATACCTATGGTGGCAGCAACTAACGGAACATTATCTAAAACACTCGAAACCAAGCCGAGTAAAACAGCAAGAGTGTTACGGGAAAACAATGTATCCATACCTACAGACAAATCTTGTAACACATGTGAATAAGCCAATGCATTAACAGCTAACAAAATCCCAATAAAGAATGTAACAGAGGAAATGTCGATTCGCGTCAAAATATGCGGCATACGTAAATGACTACGTCCTTCACCATGAGGAGAATGAATCCAGTCACTCACAAGCCAAACTAAGCCAAGCCCTAGTAACGCTCCCATAAAAGGAGGAACTCCCAGTACAGCTTTCCACATAGGAATCATGAGCAAAGATCCAAAGCCAACACAAGCAATCAAATTACTTTTAGGAAGAGCTGGTTCTCTGTCAAAATCCTCTACTAATCCGGAACAATGTCGCTTCTTTAAAAGTAACTGACCGCAGCACCCTGCAACCAGCACACAGACAACACTAGGAAGAAACAGCGAAGTAATGATCCCAGCCGTAGAGATCTTATTGTTGATCCAAAGCATTGTCGTAGTAACATCTCCTAAAGGCGTCCAAGCTCCTCCAGCATTAACCCCGATTACACAGAGAGCTCCTAGTAATAATCGATCTTCTCGAACTTTAACAAGACGCTTCAGAAGCGAAATAATAATAATAATAGAGGTAAGATTATCTAAGGCCGCTGACAAGAAAAAGGAAAGAGTAAGCAAAACCCAAAGAAGAACATTTCTCGACTCAACTTTACAGCACCGAACAACAACAGAAAATCCTTTATGTGCATCTATGAGCTCGACAATTGCCATCGCAGCAAATAAAAAGAAAATCACTTGTGCCATATCCGCAATCTCTTCAACCATCATTGCATGGTCGATATGAGGCATATGGGAGAAACAAACCAACCACATTAAACCTCCCATAGCCAGAGACACAGCAGACTTATTCACTCGAACAATGTGTTCAAAAATTATCGCAAGATACCCGAACAGGAACAGCGCGCATAACTGAAATTTTAACATAAAGACCTCGACAAGCGCCTTACTCCGAGGACTTCATTCCAAAAACTAAGAGCCCACAGAAACTTAGGCAAAAACAATCACGAGAAACCACAAGACTTTGCGTACATACGCTGATGTACGTGATGGTCAGAACGCTCACCTCGTACACAGATCTAGATCTTGAACTCGTCTCCAAGCTCTTAACACCATGACAACCTTTAGAAAAGATCTCATTCGAAAGACGAGCTTACAAAGACCTAGGCTATGTTACACAAAAATAGTTTTCAGCACTACAGCGAAAACCTTAGCTTTTAATAAAGAAGAAATCACTCCAAGATTTTTGGCGAAAAAAAATTAAAATTATAAAGTATCAACACTTGCGTTTCTCAAAAAAATTCTTTATTTTAACTAACAAAGTAGATTTCCTAGTCTTTTCTATCTGCAAAACTGTTGCATAGAAAACCTTTTTCATCAAAAGTGTTCCCGCTTTTGTTTTCACTACGCCATATTTGCGTCGGAGGTCCCTAATAAACATACAAGCTCCCCCTTGCAGATGAAAACGACTAATTGTCTAGACATCTTATTAAATGCAAAACTGATACATCACGAATTCATTGCCAAAGCCTTTGGAAATAGATCTGTAAAGAAACTACGCTTTAGTCTCTATTCGTGATAAAAAGATAGAAAGGCAATCCTAGACTAGAAGAGAGTCCTTAGACTAAAATTCCTCTCCTCTAGTTAGATAAATTCCTTTCTACTATAAGAAAAAGAACGTCTTTTTTTTGAATACGGAAGAGGCCTTTTGGTGAAAGTTTCCCTATCCTTCAAACATCTTGTCCCTAAATTAGTTACCTGCTTAAAAGAAGGGTATTCTTTTAATACATTGAAAAAAGACTTTATCGCAGGGCTTACTGCAGGAATTCTAGCCTTCCCTTTAGCTATTGCCATTGCGATAGGGATAGGAGTTTCTCCATTGCAAGGGTTATTAGCCTCCATCATTGGAGGCTTTCTTGCCTCTGCTTTGGGGGGCAGTCGTGTGCTGATATCGGGACCTACAAGTTCCTTTATCTCCATCCTCTACTGCATTGGCGTCAAATATGGAGAAGATGGACTATTTACCATCACGTTGATGGCTGGAATATTCTTAATTATTTTTGGCCTCGCAGGATTGGGCACCTTCATTAAATATATGCCTTATCCAGTGGTTACAGGACTCACAACAGGCATTGCAGTCATCATTTTTTCTTCCCAAATCCGAGATTTCCTTGGGCTTCAAATGGGAGATGGTGTTCCTCTAGATTTTATTGGGAAATGGGTAGCGTATTGGGACTACCTATGGACCTGGGATAGCAAGACTTTTGCAGTTGGATTATTTACTCTGCTTCTTATGATCTATTTTCGGAACTTCAAGCCACGCTATCCTGGAGTGATGATTTCAATCATCATTGCCTCAACCTTGGTATGGATTCTTAAAATAGACATTCCCACGATCGGTAGTCGTTACGGAACTCTTCCTAGTGCTTTACCCAGTCCGATTTTCCCTCATATTAGCATTACAAAAATGCTACAGCTCATGCCAGATGCTTTGACGATTGCGGTCTTATCCGGAATAGAAACTCTATTGGCCGCCGTAGTTGCTGATGGAATGACTGGATGGAGACATCAATCTAACTGCCAGCTAATTGGCCAAGGGATTGCTAACATTGGGACTTCCTTATTCGCAGGCATGCCCGTTACAGGCTCTCTTTCAAGGACAACGGCAAGTATTAAATGCGGAGCTAGCACTCCTATGGCAGGGATCATCCATGCGATCTGCCTCTCCTTCATCTTACTGCTTTTAGCCCCTTTAACGATCAAAATACCTCTAACGTGCCTAGCCGCAGTCTTAATTTTAATTGCCTGGAATATGAGTGAAATCCACCATTTCATTCATTTATTCACAGCTCCTAAGAAAGATATTCTTGTTTTGTTGACAGTGTTTATTCTTACAGTCATGACTACAATCACTTCTGCAGTACAAGTGGGTATGATGCTCGCAGCCTTCCTATTTATGAAGCAAATGAGTGATCTTTCTGATGTGATTTCTACCGCAAAATATTTTGATGAATCCGAGCAACCTCAAAATGATTTGCTGTTCAGCAAAAATGAGGTTCCTCCTTCTACAGAAATTTATGAAATCAATGGCCCTTTTTTCTTTGGAATCGCAGATAGACTAAAAAATTTATTAAACGAAATAGAAACTCCTCCAAAAATCTTCATTCTATGTATGAGCAGGGTTCCTACAATAGATGCATCAGCTATGCATGCTTTAGAAGAATTCTTCTTAGAATGTGACCGACAAGGTACTTTACTGCTTTTAGCCGGAGTGAAGAAAACCCCTCTTAATGATTTGAGAAGATATCACGTCGATGAGCTAATCGGGGTAGATCACATATTCTCAAACATAAAAGGAGCATTATTATTTGCAAAAGCATTGATCAAATTAGAAAGTAAATCTTCTCAATGACCTGCTATCTGTGACTGTACGGACAATATGTGTCCGTACAGCCTTATTTTCTGAGATCTATCCTCCTTCTTTTTTCCCAAGCATCAATCCTGGGATAACATGCGTATCAAACTCATGTTCAGACAAAAATCCTAATGATACGCAGGCTTCTTTAAGGCTGAGATTCTCATGAAAAGCTTTCAATGCGATCTTCGAACATTTATCATATCCCAAGATGGGCGTTAGAGCTGTGACTAACATCAAAGATCTTTCGACATTTTTCTGTAATTGGGTTTTATTCACCCTTAACCCACAAACAAAATAATCTGCAAAAGAGCGCATAGCCCCTGAAAGCAAATCTACTGACTGCAAAAAATCATAAATAATCACAGGCTTCATGACATTTAGTTCAAAATTTCCTTTAGTCCCTGCAAAAATGATGGACTGATTATTCCCAATAACCTGAGAACAAGCCATTTGCAAAGCTTCACTTTGAGTAGGATTGATTTTCCCTGGCATAATTGATGATCCCGGCTCATTTTCCGGGAAAAAAATCTCTCCTAATCCGCAACGAGGTCCTGATCCTAAAAAACTTAAATCTGTAGCAATTTTAATTAGAGAACAAGCCAAAACAGTAAGGGACCCATGAGCCTGCACTAAAGCATCATGATTCGATAATGCAGCAAAATAGTTAGACGCAGGAATAAAAGGCTCCCCGGTCTCTTGTCTTAAATAATGAATTACCCTATCTACAAACCCTTCAGGAACATTCAACCCCGTTCCGATAGCAGTTCCTCCAATAGCTAACTCATAAAGATGAGTTAAAGAAAACCCTATTCTCTCTAAGCAATTACGCAATTGGCAGCTGTATCCTGAAAACTCCTGCCCAAGGGTCATGGGTACAGCGTCCATTAAATGCGTTCTTCCAATCTTAATATCTCGAGCAAACTCCAGAACTTTTGCATCAATCACTCTTTGTAAATGTTCCAAAGCCGGAATTAAAGAATGTTTTATGCTTTTCACTGCAGCTATATGCATAGCGGTAGGAAAAACATCATTCGAAGATTGGGATTTATTTACATGATCATTGGGATGAACAGGATGTTTACTTCCAATCTCTCCTCCATGACGCTTAATAGCTAAATTGGCGATAACCTCATTCACATTCATATTGCTTTGGGTTCCGCTTCCTGTTTGCCAGACTTTTAAAGGGAAGTGCTCATTCAATTCTCCAGATAAAATTTCATCTGCTGCAGCAACAATCATGTCCCTTCTTTTTGCATCCAAACACTGCAAATCTCCATTCGCCTTGGCAGCACATTTCTTAATGGTTACTAATGCATGAATTACCTCTATAGGCATCAACTCTTTACCATAAGCAAAAAACTCTTGTGAACGTCCAGTTTGAGCTCCAAATAATTTATCTTCAGGAACCAATACAATTCCTAAGCTATCATTCTCTTGCCGCATATGCCCTCTTTCCTTATGATTCCCCCACCGATAGATTCCCTTTTCCTTTTATGAAAACCATTACTAGCTACGCACTCATCATCATTTTTTTGATCGGGATTTGGGAATTCTTCGCACAAAACCATCCCAACTTCGGCTTTATATGCCCCCCACCATCCAAGATACTTGTGACGGGGATACACTCCTATTCGCTATTACTTCAGCATGCTTCGTATACTGCCCAAGGTATTTTAGGAGGATTCTTTTTAGCATTACTATTAGCC encodes the following:
- the fumC gene encoding class II fumarate hydratase; protein product: MRQENDSLGIVLVPEDKLFGAQTGRSQEFFAYGKELMPIEVIHALVTIKKCAAKANGDLQCLDAKRRDMIVAAADEILSGELNEHFPLKVWQTGSGTQSNMNVNEVIANLAIKRHGGEIGSKHPVHPNDHVNKSQSSNDVFPTAMHIAAVKSIKHSLIPALEHLQRVIDAKVLEFARDIKIGRTHLMDAVPMTLGQEFSGYSCQLRNCLERIGFSLTHLYELAIGGTAIGTGLNVPEGFVDRVIHYLRQETGEPFIPASNYFAALSNHDALVQAHGSLTVLACSLIKIATDLSFLGSGPRCGLGEIFFPENEPGSSIMPGKINPTQSEALQMACSQVIGNNQSIIFAGTKGNFELNVMKPVIIYDFLQSVDLLSGAMRSFADYFVCGLRVNKTQLQKNVERSLMLVTALTPILGYDKCSKIALKAFHENLSLKEACVSLGFLSEHEFDTHVIPGLMLGKKEGG
- a CDS encoding solute carrier family 26 protein, which codes for MVKVSLSFKHLVPKLVTCLKEGYSFNTLKKDFIAGLTAGILAFPLAIAIAIGIGVSPLQGLLASIIGGFLASALGGSRVLISGPTSSFISILYCIGVKYGEDGLFTITLMAGIFLIIFGLAGLGTFIKYMPYPVVTGLTTGIAVIIFSSQIRDFLGLQMGDGVPLDFIGKWVAYWDYLWTWDSKTFAVGLFTLLLMIYFRNFKPRYPGVMISIIIASTLVWILKIDIPTIGSRYGTLPSALPSPIFPHISITKMLQLMPDALTIAVLSGIETLLAAVVADGMTGWRHQSNCQLIGQGIANIGTSLFAGMPVTGSLSRTTASIKCGASTPMAGIIHAICLSFILLLLAPLTIKIPLTCLAAVLILIAWNMSEIHHFIHLFTAPKKDILVLLTVFILTVMTTITSAVQVGMMLAAFLFMKQMSDLSDVISTAKYFDESEQPQNDLLFSKNEVPPSTEIYEINGPFFFGIADRLKNLLNEIETPPKIFILCMSRVPTIDASAMHALEEFFLECDRQGTLLLLAGVKKTPLNDLRRYHVDELIGVDHIFSNIKGALLFAKALIKLESKSSQ